A DNA window from Solanum lycopersicum chromosome 3, SLM_r2.1 contains the following coding sequences:
- the LOC101253366 gene encoding uncharacterized protein isoform X2, giving the protein MLRNGETGDWIGTFEGHKGAVWSCCLDKHALRAASASADFSAKLWDALTGDVLHSFDHKHIVRACAFSEDTNLLLTGGFEKILRIFDLNRPDAPPREIDSSPGSVRTVAWLHSDQTILSSSGDAGGLRLWDVRTGKVVQILETKFPVTSAEVSQDGRYITTADGSSVKFWDANHFGLVKSHELPCKVESASLEPKFGNRFIAGGEDMWVHVFDFHTGEEIGCNKGHHGPVHCLRFSPGGESYASGSEDGTIRIWQLGPLGQIEDNSTANGSTTANANDGMGEVTQKIDELAVSETKKKEETQVDGVEQKVVDA; this is encoded by the exons ATGCTGAGAAATGGAGAAACTGGAGATTGGATTGGAACATTTGAAGGGCATAAAGGAGCCGTGTGGAGTTGTTGTCTGGATAAACATGCTCTTCGTGCTGCATCTGCATCTGCCGATTTCAGCGC GAAATTGTGGGATGCATTGACTGGGGATGTATTACACTCATTTGACCACAAGCACATAGTTCGAGCATGTGCCTTTTCAGAG GATACAAATCTGCTACTCACTGGTGGTTTTGAAAAAATTCTTCGAATATTTGATTTAAACCGACCTGATGCACCTCCAAGGGAAATTGACAGCTCTCCTGGTTCAGTACGGACAGTTGCTTGGCTGCACAGCGATCAAACTATCTTGAGTTCCTCTGGAGATGCTGGTGGATTGAG GTTATGGGACGTGAGGACCGGCAAAGTTGTTCAAATCCTTGAAACTAAGTTTCCTGTAACCAGTGCTGAAGTAAGTCAGGATGGTCGTTACATAACAACTGCTGATGGTTCCTCTGTCAAGTTTTGGGATGCTAACCA CTTTGGATTGGTGAAGAGTCACGAATTGCCTTGCAAAGTTGAATCTGCTTCCCTGGAACCAAAGTTCGGTAATAGGTTCATTGCTGGAGGAGAAGATATGTGGGTTCATGTCTTTGATTTTCACACTGGAGAGGAAATTG GATGCAACAAGGGACACCACGGACCTGTGCACTGTTTGCGGTTCTCTCCTGGAGGTGAATCCTATGCCTCAGGATCTGAAGATGGGACTATTAGAATATGGCAGCTGGGTCCTCTTGGTCAGATTGAGGACAACTCCACAGCAAACGGGTCTACTACTGCAAATGCCAATGATGGTATGGGTGAGGTGACCCAAAAGATTGACGAGTTGGCTGTTTCAGAAACAAAGAAGAAGGAAGAGACACAGGTCGATGGTGTGGAGCAGAAGGTAGTTGATGCCTGA